Proteins encoded together in one Rubripirellula reticaptiva window:
- a CDS encoding molybdopterin-binding domain-containing protein, giving the protein MNKSLTVCPFCPLHCDDIVLDSQNLTNGQCEIADKHFAAAQVGSVQVGSVQVGSVQVGSVQVGSVQVGSVQARIGDQAASRADVEAIRDQLIAKADKTTVAVSATSLSQSRWLAGLLRDGRIELTVDQTPTMAAMRSTIARDGNISATLGDVKKHADVVWAIGSPETEMPRIWERLECEPVSDATVGANELADRIFAVRNNSTSIGPDAQSIASAKYLAIVIGSSAFLPGEEIATAELLVKWVIDRNRETKSGSQRAVLLAIDPAATLRSVVGWQTNERLKPTSGPVDLRIGDANSATYPAKLQIGGIDPGTELAESYVVAPIPGIDFDDAVIRGDGTVTLPLEAVGKQQR; this is encoded by the coding sequence GTGAACAAGTCACTGACCGTCTGTCCGTTTTGTCCACTGCATTGCGATGACATCGTGCTTGATTCGCAGAACCTGACGAATGGGCAATGCGAGATCGCGGACAAACACTTCGCCGCTGCGCAGGTCGGTTCGGTGCAGGTCGGTTCGGTGCAGGTCGGTTCGGTGCAGGTCGGTTCGGTGCAGGTCGGTTCGGTGCAGGTCGGTTCGGTGCAGGCAAGAATCGGCGACCAAGCGGCGTCTCGCGCCGATGTCGAGGCGATCCGAGACCAACTGATTGCCAAAGCTGACAAGACGACCGTCGCCGTATCAGCTACGTCCCTATCGCAGTCGCGATGGCTGGCCGGATTGCTGCGGGACGGACGCATTGAATTGACCGTCGACCAAACGCCGACGATGGCAGCGATGCGAAGCACGATCGCGCGAGACGGAAACATTTCGGCGACACTCGGTGATGTCAAGAAACATGCCGACGTTGTCTGGGCGATTGGCTCGCCCGAAACGGAAATGCCGCGAATTTGGGAACGGCTTGAATGCGAGCCTGTTTCGGACGCAACCGTTGGCGCAAACGAGCTTGCCGATCGCATCTTTGCCGTTCGAAACAACTCTACTTCAATTGGTCCTGACGCCCAATCGATCGCGTCGGCAAAGTACTTGGCAATCGTGATTGGATCGAGCGCATTCTTACCGGGCGAAGAAATCGCAACAGCAGAACTGCTTGTGAAGTGGGTGATCGACCGGAATCGCGAAACGAAGTCTGGATCGCAGCGTGCAGTATTGCTTGCGATCGATCCGGCAGCGACACTGCGATCAGTCGTCGGCTGGCAAACGAATGAGCGGCTCAAACCGACTTCGGGGCCTGTGGACCTGCGCATCGGCGACGCGAACTCGGCGACTTATCCGGCCAAGCTGCAAATCGGCGGCATCGATCCGGGCACTGAACTCGCTGAATCATATGTTGTCGCGCCGATCCCTGGAATCGACTTTGACGATGCCGTCATTCGTGGCGACGGAACGGTAACTTTGCCGCTCGAAGCCGTTGGTAAACAGCAACGCTAA
- a CDS encoding dicarboxylate/amino acid:cation symporter, giving the protein MSRLALHWQILIGMIAGTLLGVGLNLGASTRSISLQADLPAGVQSVSIEDTADQTTIQYVDKAGDSVQRIVNPLAKGDSTFRTIDELAKTDAVAADLYHSYGQSTAKKWGGWFKKLGGLFLRMLQMVAVPLIITSLLTGILGLGGADGVGRMFRRTILYYLATSMLAITTGLVVVNIVRPGLTGNAIAANRVEAKEAASLGEILFQQLEAMIPSNPIGALVEPNFLSIIAFTIAFGLFTLSVGGATGQRVENAAKAGFDVMMAMTTAIIKLAPAGVFFLIAYVTATQGAGVFKSLGWYVLAVTIALAIHACITLPLILKFVAKQSPIAFAKAMTPALLTAFSSASSNGTLPLTMSSVENRAGISNETGSFVLPLGATINMDGTALYEAIAVLFIAQLHYGQNLPLTQQIIVAITALLASVGAAGIPHAGLVMMVIILQAVGLPVEMQGIILAVDRVLDMARTSVNVWSDSCGCAVVERLENGK; this is encoded by the coding sequence ATGTCGCGTCTTGCTCTGCACTGGCAAATCCTGATTGGCATGATTGCCGGCACTCTTTTGGGTGTCGGGCTGAATTTGGGAGCATCAACGCGAAGCATTTCGCTACAGGCGGATCTGCCCGCCGGAGTCCAGTCGGTTTCGATCGAAGACACTGCTGATCAAACGACGATCCAGTACGTCGACAAAGCGGGCGACTCGGTCCAGCGAATCGTCAATCCGCTTGCGAAAGGCGACAGCACTTTCCGAACGATCGACGAACTGGCAAAGACGGATGCAGTCGCCGCCGATCTCTATCATTCGTACGGCCAAAGCACCGCCAAAAAATGGGGCGGTTGGTTCAAGAAGCTTGGCGGGTTGTTTTTGCGGATGCTGCAAATGGTGGCTGTGCCACTGATCATCACGTCATTGTTGACGGGCATCTTGGGACTCGGCGGCGCTGATGGTGTGGGGCGAATGTTCCGACGGACGATTCTGTATTACCTCGCCACCAGTATGCTTGCGATCACTACGGGTTTGGTCGTCGTTAACATTGTTCGCCCCGGTTTGACGGGCAACGCTATCGCTGCGAATCGGGTCGAGGCGAAGGAAGCGGCTTCGTTGGGTGAGATTCTGTTTCAGCAACTCGAAGCCATGATCCCGTCGAATCCCATTGGCGCACTGGTCGAGCCAAATTTCTTGTCGATCATCGCGTTCACGATCGCGTTCGGTTTGTTCACGTTGTCAGTCGGCGGTGCCACCGGCCAACGGGTCGAAAACGCAGCCAAGGCAGGTTTCGATGTAATGATGGCGATGACCACCGCAATCATTAAATTGGCACCTGCCGGCGTGTTTTTCTTGATCGCGTATGTCACCGCGACACAGGGGGCCGGCGTGTTCAAGTCGCTCGGTTGGTATGTGCTTGCGGTCACGATCGCGTTGGCCATTCACGCCTGCATCACGTTGCCGCTGATCTTAAAGTTCGTTGCCAAGCAAAGTCCGATTGCGTTTGCCAAAGCTATGACGCCGGCGTTGCTGACCGCGTTCAGCAGTGCTAGCAGCAACGGCACGCTGCCGCTAACGATGTCGAGCGTCGAGAACCGCGCTGGCATTAGCAACGAGACGGGATCATTCGTGTTGCCACTTGGTGCAACGATCAATATGGACGGCACCGCGCTGTATGAAGCGATCGCCGTGCTGTTCATTGCACAGTTGCACTACGGCCAGAACCTACCGCTGACCCAGCAAATCATCGTTGCGATTACAGCGCTGTTGGCCAGTGTGGGGGCCGCTGGCATTCCGCATGCCGGCTTGGTGATGATGGTGATCATCTTGCAAGCGGTTGGATTGCCAGTTGAAATGCAGGGCATCATTCTGGCGGTTGACCGAGTGTTGGATATGGCCCGAACCAGCGTCAACGTGTGGAGCGATTCCTGCGGTTGTGCGGTGGTCGAACGACTTGAAAACGGGAAGTAA